In Harpia harpyja isolate bHarHar1 chromosome Z, bHarHar1 primary haplotype, whole genome shotgun sequence, a single window of DNA contains:
- the LOC128137671 gene encoding RNA polymerase II-associated factor 1 homolog isoform X2 has translation MAPTIQTQAQREEPGHRSGVVCRVKYCNSLPDIPFDPKFITYPFDQNRFVQYKATSLEKQHKHDLLTEPDLGVTIDLINPDTYRIDPSVLLDPADEKLLEEEIQAPTSSKRSQQHAKVVPWMRKTEYISTEFNRYGVSNEKPEVKIGVSVKQQFTEEEIYKDRDSQIAAIEKTFEDAQKAITQHYSKPRVTPVEVMPVFPDFKMWINPCAQVIFDSDPAPKDTSGPAALEMMSQAMIRGMMDEEGNQFVAYFLPVEETLRKRKRDQEEEIDYAPEDVYDYKIAREYNWNVKNKASKGYEENYFFIFREGDGVYYNELETRVRLSKRRARAGVQSGTNAVLVVKHRDMNEKELEAQEARRAQLENHEPEEEEEEEMEAEKEAAGSDEEREKGSESEGGGSGEEEEEAEGSGSSSERGGSARSEEEDEAEDEEEEEGRGGRRGGSDAARAARDQEEIFGSDNDEEEEEEEEEEEEEEESEAGGSEGGPPRSPRLSPSEASEEDDSPSDASDSSSD, from the exons ATGGCTCCCACCATCCAGACGCAGGCGCAGCGGGAGGAGCCGGGCCACAG gtcggGCGTGGTCTGCCGGGTCAAGTACTGCAACAGCCTCCCCGACATCCCCTTCGACCCCAAGTTCATCACCTATCCCTTCGACCAGAATCG GTTCGTGCAGTACAAGGCGACATCgctggagaagcagcacaagCACGACCTGCTGACGGAGCCCGACTTGGGCGTCACCATCGACCTCATCAACCCCGACACCTACCGCATCGACCCcagcg TTCTTCTGGACCCGGCGGATGagaagctgctggaggaggagatccAAGCACCCACCAGCTCCAAGAG gtcACAGCAACACGCCAAGGTGGTGCCGTGGATGCGCAAGACCGAGTACATCTCCACCGAGTTCAACCGTTACGGCGTCTCCAACGAGAAACCTGAGGTCAA GATCGGCGTGTCGGTGAAGCAGCAGTTCACGGAGGAAGAGATCTACAAAGATCGTGATAGCCAGATCGCCGCCATCGAGAAGACCTTTGAGGATGCCCAGAAAGCG ATCACGCAACACTACAGCAAGCCTCGCGTCACCCCTGTTGAGGTCATGCCCGTCTTCCCTGACTTCAAG atgtgGATTAACCCCTGTGCCCAAGTCATCTTCGATTCGGACCCAGCGCCCAAGGACACAAGTGGCCCGGCCGCGCTGGAGATGATGTCCCAGGCCATGATCAG GGGGATGATGGACGAGGAAGGGAACCAGTTCGTGGCTTATTTCTTGCCCGTGGAGGAGACGCTGCGCAAGCGGAAGCGGGACCAGGAGGAGGAGATAGATTATGCCCCCGAGGACGT gtaCGACTACAAGATCGCTCGGGAGTACAACTGGAACGTGAAGAACAAGGCCAGCAAGGGCTACGAGGAGAATTACTTCTTCATCTTCCGCGAGGGTGACGGTGTCTACTACAACGAGCTGGAGACCag gGTGCGGCTGAGCAAGCGGCGGGCGCGGGCAGGGGTGCAGTCGGGCACCAACGCGGTGCTGGTGGTGAAGCACCGTGACATGAAcgagaaggagctggaggccCAG GAAGCACGGCGGGCGCAGCTGGAGAACCACgagccggaggaggaggaagaggaggagatggaggcTGAGAAGGAGGCAGCGGGATCAG ATGAAGAGCGTGAGAAGGGCAGCGAGAGCgagggcggggggagcggcgaggaggaggaggaggccgaagGCTCGGGCAGCAGCAGCGAGCGGGGGGGTTCAGCCCGCagcgaggaagaggatgaggcCGAAGacgaagaggaagaggagggcagagGGGGCCGGCGTGGGGGCAGCGACGCCGCCCGGGCTGCCCGCGATCAGGAGGAGATCTTCGGCAGCGACAAcgacgaggaagaggaggaggaagaggaggaggaggaagaagaggaagagtcCGAGGCGGGGGGCAGCGAAGGgggccccccccgcagcccccgcctcAGCCCCAGCGAAGCCTCGGAGGAGGATGACAGCCCCAGCGACGCCTCCGACTCCTCCAGCGACTGA
- the LOC128137671 gene encoding RNA polymerase II-associated factor 1 homolog isoform X1, with protein sequence MAPTIQTQAQREEPGHRPSSHRTLPERSGVVCRVKYCNSLPDIPFDPKFITYPFDQNRFVQYKATSLEKQHKHDLLTEPDLGVTIDLINPDTYRIDPSVLLDPADEKLLEEEIQAPTSSKRSQQHAKVVPWMRKTEYISTEFNRYGVSNEKPEVKIGVSVKQQFTEEEIYKDRDSQIAAIEKTFEDAQKAITQHYSKPRVTPVEVMPVFPDFKMWINPCAQVIFDSDPAPKDTSGPAALEMMSQAMIRGMMDEEGNQFVAYFLPVEETLRKRKRDQEEEIDYAPEDVYDYKIAREYNWNVKNKASKGYEENYFFIFREGDGVYYNELETRVRLSKRRARAGVQSGTNAVLVVKHRDMNEKELEAQEARRAQLENHEPEEEEEEEMEAEKEAAGSDEEREKGSESEGGGSGEEEEEAEGSGSSSERGGSARSEEEDEAEDEEEEEGRGGRRGGSDAARAARDQEEIFGSDNDEEEEEEEEEEEEEEESEAGGSEGGPPRSPRLSPSEASEEDDSPSDASDSSSD encoded by the exons ATGGCTCCCACCATCCAGACGCAGGCGCAGCGGGAGGAGCCGGGCCACAG GCCCAGCTCCCACCGGACGCTGCCCGAGAG gtcggGCGTGGTCTGCCGGGTCAAGTACTGCAACAGCCTCCCCGACATCCCCTTCGACCCCAAGTTCATCACCTATCCCTTCGACCAGAATCG GTTCGTGCAGTACAAGGCGACATCgctggagaagcagcacaagCACGACCTGCTGACGGAGCCCGACTTGGGCGTCACCATCGACCTCATCAACCCCGACACCTACCGCATCGACCCcagcg TTCTTCTGGACCCGGCGGATGagaagctgctggaggaggagatccAAGCACCCACCAGCTCCAAGAG gtcACAGCAACACGCCAAGGTGGTGCCGTGGATGCGCAAGACCGAGTACATCTCCACCGAGTTCAACCGTTACGGCGTCTCCAACGAGAAACCTGAGGTCAA GATCGGCGTGTCGGTGAAGCAGCAGTTCACGGAGGAAGAGATCTACAAAGATCGTGATAGCCAGATCGCCGCCATCGAGAAGACCTTTGAGGATGCCCAGAAAGCG ATCACGCAACACTACAGCAAGCCTCGCGTCACCCCTGTTGAGGTCATGCCCGTCTTCCCTGACTTCAAG atgtgGATTAACCCCTGTGCCCAAGTCATCTTCGATTCGGACCCAGCGCCCAAGGACACAAGTGGCCCGGCCGCGCTGGAGATGATGTCCCAGGCCATGATCAG GGGGATGATGGACGAGGAAGGGAACCAGTTCGTGGCTTATTTCTTGCCCGTGGAGGAGACGCTGCGCAAGCGGAAGCGGGACCAGGAGGAGGAGATAGATTATGCCCCCGAGGACGT gtaCGACTACAAGATCGCTCGGGAGTACAACTGGAACGTGAAGAACAAGGCCAGCAAGGGCTACGAGGAGAATTACTTCTTCATCTTCCGCGAGGGTGACGGTGTCTACTACAACGAGCTGGAGACCag gGTGCGGCTGAGCAAGCGGCGGGCGCGGGCAGGGGTGCAGTCGGGCACCAACGCGGTGCTGGTGGTGAAGCACCGTGACATGAAcgagaaggagctggaggccCAG GAAGCACGGCGGGCGCAGCTGGAGAACCACgagccggaggaggaggaagaggaggagatggaggcTGAGAAGGAGGCAGCGGGATCAG ATGAAGAGCGTGAGAAGGGCAGCGAGAGCgagggcggggggagcggcgaggaggaggaggaggccgaagGCTCGGGCAGCAGCAGCGAGCGGGGGGGTTCAGCCCGCagcgaggaagaggatgaggcCGAAGacgaagaggaagaggagggcagagGGGGCCGGCGTGGGGGCAGCGACGCCGCCCGGGCTGCCCGCGATCAGGAGGAGATCTTCGGCAGCGACAAcgacgaggaagaggaggaggaagaggaggaggaggaagaagaggaagagtcCGAGGCGGGGGGCAGCGAAGGgggccccccccgcagcccccgcctcAGCCCCAGCGAAGCCTCGGAGGAGGATGACAGCCCCAGCGACGCCTCCGACTCCTCCAGCGACTGA
- the LOC128137671 gene encoding RNA polymerase II-associated factor 1 homolog isoform X3, translating into MAPTIQTQAQREEPGHRFVQYKATSLEKQHKHDLLTEPDLGVTIDLINPDTYRIDPSVLLDPADEKLLEEEIQAPTSSKRSQQHAKVVPWMRKTEYISTEFNRYGVSNEKPEVKIGVSVKQQFTEEEIYKDRDSQIAAIEKTFEDAQKAITQHYSKPRVTPVEVMPVFPDFKMWINPCAQVIFDSDPAPKDTSGPAALEMMSQAMIRGMMDEEGNQFVAYFLPVEETLRKRKRDQEEEIDYAPEDVYDYKIAREYNWNVKNKASKGYEENYFFIFREGDGVYYNELETRVRLSKRRARAGVQSGTNAVLVVKHRDMNEKELEAQEARRAQLENHEPEEEEEEEMEAEKEAAGSDEEREKGSESEGGGSGEEEEEAEGSGSSSERGGSARSEEEDEAEDEEEEEGRGGRRGGSDAARAARDQEEIFGSDNDEEEEEEEEEEEEEEESEAGGSEGGPPRSPRLSPSEASEEDDSPSDASDSSSD; encoded by the exons ATGGCTCCCACCATCCAGACGCAGGCGCAGCGGGAGGAGCCGGGCCACAG GTTCGTGCAGTACAAGGCGACATCgctggagaagcagcacaagCACGACCTGCTGACGGAGCCCGACTTGGGCGTCACCATCGACCTCATCAACCCCGACACCTACCGCATCGACCCcagcg TTCTTCTGGACCCGGCGGATGagaagctgctggaggaggagatccAAGCACCCACCAGCTCCAAGAG gtcACAGCAACACGCCAAGGTGGTGCCGTGGATGCGCAAGACCGAGTACATCTCCACCGAGTTCAACCGTTACGGCGTCTCCAACGAGAAACCTGAGGTCAA GATCGGCGTGTCGGTGAAGCAGCAGTTCACGGAGGAAGAGATCTACAAAGATCGTGATAGCCAGATCGCCGCCATCGAGAAGACCTTTGAGGATGCCCAGAAAGCG ATCACGCAACACTACAGCAAGCCTCGCGTCACCCCTGTTGAGGTCATGCCCGTCTTCCCTGACTTCAAG atgtgGATTAACCCCTGTGCCCAAGTCATCTTCGATTCGGACCCAGCGCCCAAGGACACAAGTGGCCCGGCCGCGCTGGAGATGATGTCCCAGGCCATGATCAG GGGGATGATGGACGAGGAAGGGAACCAGTTCGTGGCTTATTTCTTGCCCGTGGAGGAGACGCTGCGCAAGCGGAAGCGGGACCAGGAGGAGGAGATAGATTATGCCCCCGAGGACGT gtaCGACTACAAGATCGCTCGGGAGTACAACTGGAACGTGAAGAACAAGGCCAGCAAGGGCTACGAGGAGAATTACTTCTTCATCTTCCGCGAGGGTGACGGTGTCTACTACAACGAGCTGGAGACCag gGTGCGGCTGAGCAAGCGGCGGGCGCGGGCAGGGGTGCAGTCGGGCACCAACGCGGTGCTGGTGGTGAAGCACCGTGACATGAAcgagaaggagctggaggccCAG GAAGCACGGCGGGCGCAGCTGGAGAACCACgagccggaggaggaggaagaggaggagatggaggcTGAGAAGGAGGCAGCGGGATCAG ATGAAGAGCGTGAGAAGGGCAGCGAGAGCgagggcggggggagcggcgaggaggaggaggaggccgaagGCTCGGGCAGCAGCAGCGAGCGGGGGGGTTCAGCCCGCagcgaggaagaggatgaggcCGAAGacgaagaggaagaggagggcagagGGGGCCGGCGTGGGGGCAGCGACGCCGCCCGGGCTGCCCGCGATCAGGAGGAGATCTTCGGCAGCGACAAcgacgaggaagaggaggaggaagaggaggaggaggaagaagaggaagagtcCGAGGCGGGGGGCAGCGAAGGgggccccccccgcagcccccgcctcAGCCCCAGCGAAGCCTCGGAGGAGGATGACAGCCCCAGCGACGCCTCCGACTCCTCCAGCGACTGA
- the LOC128137676 gene encoding LOW QUALITY PROTEIN: mediator of RNA polymerase II transcription subunit 29-like (The sequence of the model RefSeq protein was modified relative to this genomic sequence to represent the inferred CDS: deleted 1 base in 1 codon) produces the protein MAAPPQPPPTGPGPGPGPGPPAAPAPPPPPLPTAPGPGPGPGQAPGPGQPPGPPLPAQVAAAQAQDFDPVQRFRLLIPQLKESLQTLMKVAAQNLVQNSSIDNGQKSADGALQRFDKSLEEFYALCDQLELCLRLAHECLSQSFDSAKHAPALVPAAPKGEGGAGETLPYTQYLPLIKAQIAGAKDIHNALLEGANKITGKLPPPGGP, from the exons ATGGCGGCGCCCCCGCAGCCGCCACCgacggggccgggaccggggccgggaccggggccgcccgccgcccccgcgccgccgccgccgcctctacCCACCGCTCCCGGGCCCGGACCGGGTCCGGGGCAGGCTCCGGGTccggggcagcccccggggccgccgctgccggcGCAGGTGGCGGCTGCGCAGGCGCAGGACTTCGACCCGGTGCAGCGGTTCCGCCTTCTCATCCCGCAGCTGAAGGAGAGCCTGCAG accctGATGAAAGTGGCGGCGCAGAACCTGGTGCAGAACTCCAGCATCGACAACGGGCA GAAGAGTGCCGATGGGGCCCTGCAGCGCTTTGACAAGAGCCTGGAGGAATTCTACGCCCTTTGCGACCAGCTGGAGCTCTGCCTT CGCCTGGCCCATGAGTGCCTCTCGCAGAGCTTCGACAGCGCCAAGCACGCCCCTGCCCTGGTGCCAGCGGCCCCCAAAGGCGAGGGGGGGGCGGGTGAGACCCTCCCCTACACCCAGTAC CTGCCCCTCATCAAAGCCCAAATCGCTGGCGCCAAGGACATCCACAACGCCCTGCTGGAGGGGGCCAACAAGATCACCGGCAAGCTTCCCCCACCGGGGGGGCCCtga
- the LOC128137326 gene encoding LOW QUALITY PROTEIN: transcription elongation factor SPT5-like (The sequence of the model RefSeq protein was modified relative to this genomic sequence to represent the inferred CDS: inserted 4 bases in 3 codons), which yields MSDSDDSNFSEDESERSSEAEEVEENEAEEERASVAGSEKEEAEEEEEEEEEEYDEEEEEEDDDRPAKKPRHGGFILDEADVDDEYEDEDQWEDGAEDILEKASNIDNVVLDEDRSGARRLQNLWRDQREEELGEYYMKKYAKSSVGETVYGGSDELSDDITQQQLLPGVKDPNLWTVKCKIGEERATAIALMRKFIAYQFTDTPLQIKSVVAPEHVKGYIYVEAYKQTHVKQAIEGVGNLRMGYWNQQMVPIKEMTDVLKVVKEVTNLKPKSWVRLKRGIYKDDIAQVDYVEPSQNQISLKMIPRIDFDRIKARMSLKDWFAKRKKFKRPPQRLFDAEKIRSLGGDVASDGDFLIFEGNRYSRKGFLFKSFAMSAVITEGVKPTLSELEKFEDQPEGIDLEVVTESTGKEREHNFQPGDNVEVCEGELINLQGKILSVDGNKITIMPKHEDLKDMLEXPAQELRKYFKMGDHVKVIAGRFEGDTGLIVRVEENFVILFSDLTMHELKVLPRDLQLCSETASGVDVGGQHEWGELVQLDPQTVGVIVRLERETFQVLNMYGKVVTVRHQAVTRKKDNRFAVALDSEQNNIHVKDIVKVIDGPHSGREGEIRHLFRGFAFLHCKKLVENGGMFVCKTRHLVLAGGSKPRDVTNFTVGGFAPMSPRISSPMHPSGAGQRGGFGGGGMSRGRGRRDNDLIGQTVRISQGPYKGYIGVVKDATESTARVELHSTCQTISVDRQRLTTVGSRRPGGMTSAYGRTPMYGSQTPMYGSGSRTPMYGSQTPLHDGSRTPHYGSQTPLHDGSRTPAQSGAWDPNNPNTPSRADEDFEYGFDDEPTPSPQGYGGTPNPQTPGYPDPSSPQVNQPYNPQTPGTPAMYNTDQFSPYAVPSPQGSYQPSPSPQSYHQVAPSPVGYQNTHSPASYHPTPSPMAYQASPSPSPVGYSPMTPGPPXSGGYNPHTPGSGIEQSSSDWVTTDIQVKVRDTYLDSQAVGQTGVIRSVTGGMCSVYLKDSEKVVSISSEHLEPVTPTKSNKVKVILGXDREATGILLSIDGEDGIVRMDLEEQLKILNLRFLGKLLEA from the exons ATGTCGGACAGCGACGACAGCAACTTTTCGGAGGACGAGAGCGAGCGCAGCAGCGAGGCCGAGGAGGTGGAGGAGAACGAG GCTGAGGAGGAGCGCGCCAGCGTGGCCGGCAGTGAGAAGGAGGAGgccgaggaggaagaggaggaagaggaggaggagtacgacgaggaggaagaggaggaagatgacgACCGGCCGGCTAAAAAGCCACGCCATGGCGGCTTCATCTTGGATGAGGCCG ACGTGGATGATGAGTACGAGGACGAGGACCAGTGGGAGGACGGGGCTGAGGACATCCTGGAGAAAG cTTCCAACATTGATAACGTGGTGCTGGATGAGGATCGCTCTGGCGCTCGGCGCCTGCAGAACCTCTGGAG GGATCAGCGCGAGGAGGAGCTGGGCGAGTATTACATGAAGAAATATGCCAAGTCCTCAGTGGGAGAGAC cgTTTACGGTGGTTCTGACGAGCTCTCGGATGACATCACGCAGCAACAGCTGCTGCCAGGAGTCAA GGACCCCAATCTCTGGACCGTCAAGTGCaag ATTGGTGAGGAACGCGCCACAGCCATCGCTCTCATGCGGAAATTCATCGCTTACCAGTTCACCGACACG CCCCTGCAGATCAAGTCGGTGGTGGCCCCCGAGCACGTCAAGGGTTACATCTATGTGGAGGCCTACAAGCAGACGCATGTCAAGCAGGCGATCGAGGGGGTGGGCAACCTGCGCATGGGCTACTGGAACCAGCAGATGGTCCCCATCAAGGAGATGACCGACGTGCTCAAAGTGGTGAAGGAGGTCACCAACCTCAAGCCCAAATCTTGGGTGCGCCTCAAAAGAGGGATCTACAAGGATGACATCGCCCAG GTGGATTACGTGGAGCCCAGCCAGAACCAGATTTCCCTCAAGATGATCCCTCGCATCGACTTTGACCGGATCAAAGCCCGCATGAGCCTG AAAGACTGGTTCGCCAAGAGGAAGAAGTTCAAGCGACCCCCGCAGCGGCTCTTTGATGCCGAGAAGATTCG GTCCCTAGGAGGTGACGTGGCATCTGATGGTGACTTTCTCATCTTCGAAGGCAACCGCTACAGCCGCAAGGGAttccttttcaaaagctttgcCATGTCAGCTGTG ATAACGGAAGGGGTGAAGCCCACCCTGTCGGAGCTGGAGAAGTTCGAGGACCAGCCCGAAGGCATCGACCTGGAGGTGGTGACAGAGAGCACAG GGAAGGAACGAGAGCACAACTTCCAGCCTGGCGACAACGTGGAGGTGTGCGAGGGTGAGCTGATCAACCTGCAAGGCAAAATCCTCAGCGTCGATGGCAACAAGATCACCATCATGCCGAAACATGAGGACTTGAAG GACATGCTGG TTCCAGCTCAGGAGCTGCGGAAGTATTTCAAGATGGGCGACCATGTCAAGGTGATCGCGGGGCGTTTCGAGGGTGACACAGGGCTGATCGTGAGGGTGGAGGAAAACTTCGTCATCCTCTTCTCTGACCTCACCATGCACGAG CTCAAGGTTCTGCCACgggacctgcagctctgctcGGAGACGGCATCCGGCGTGGATGTGGGGGGTCAGCACGAGTGGGGCGAGCTGGTGCAGCTGGACCCCCAAACAGTGGGTGTCATTGTCCGCCTGGAGCGGGAGACCTTCCAG GTACTGAACATGTACGGGAAGGTGGTGACGGTGCGGCACCAGGCCGTCACCAGGAAGAAGGACAACCGCTTTGCCGTCGCCCTCGACTCGGAGCAGAACAACATCCACGTCAAGGACATTGTCAAAGTCATAGACGGGCCTCACTCG GGCCGTGAGGGGGAGATCCGGCACCTCTTCCGGGGCTTTGCCTTCCTGCACTGCAAAAAGCTGGTGGAAAACGGCGGCATGTTCGTCTGCAAGACCCGGCACCTCGTCCTGGCAGGGGGCTCCAAG CCGCGGGATGTCACGAACTTCACCGTGGGTGGTTTCGCCCCCATGAGCCCTCGTATCAGCAGCCCGATGCACCCCAGCGGGGCTG GCCAACGCGGTGGTTTCGGCGGCGGTGGCATGAGCCGTGGCCGCGGGCGGCGGGATAACGACCTCATCGGGCAGACGGTGCGCATCTCCCAAGGACCCTACAAAG GCTACATTGGGGTGGTGAAGGACGCGACGGAGTCGACAGCCCGCGTGGAGCTACACTCCACCTGCCAGACCATCTCGGTGGACCGCCAGCGCCTGACCACCGT GGGCTCACGGCGCCCGGGTGGGATGACGTCAGCCTACGGGCGCACCCCCATGTATGGCTCCCAGACCCCCATGTACGGCTCTGGCTCCCGCACCCCCATGTATGGCTCGCAGACCCCCCTGCATGATG GCAGCCGCACGCCGCACTACGGCTCGCAGACACCGCTGCACGACGGCAGCCGCACGCCCGCCCAGAGCGGCGCCTGGGACCCCAACAACCCCAACACGCCCTCCAG GGCCGACGAGGACTTCGAGTACGGCTTCGATGACGAGCCCACGCCCTCGCCGCAGGGTTATGGGGGCACCCCCAACCCCCAGACCCCCGGCTACCCCGACCCCTCGTCCCCCCAGGTCAACCAGCCCTACAACCCCCAGACCCCCGGCACGCCGGCCAT gtaCAACACGGACCAGTTCTCGCCGTACGCCGTCCCGTCGCCGCAGGGCTCCtaccagcccagccccagcccccagaGCTACCACCAAGTGGCCCCCAGCCCCGTGGGCTATCAGAACACCCACTCACCAGCCAGCTACCACCCCACGCCATCACCCATGGCCTACCAG gcaagccccagccccagcccggtgGGCTACAGCCCCATGACCCCGGGGCCCCC CTCCGGGGGGTACAACCCCCACACCCCAGGATCGGGGATCGAGCAGAGCTCCAGCGACTGGGTGACCACTGACATCCAGGTGAAGGTCCGTGACACCTACCTGGACAGTCAGGCCGTGGGACAGACCGGTGTCATCCGCAGCGTCACG GGCGGGATGTGCTCCGTCTACCTGAAGGACAGCGAGAAGGTGGTGAGCATCTCCAGCGAGCACCTGGAGCCCGTCACCCCCACCAAGAGCAACAAG GTAAAGGTGATCCTCG AGGACCGTGAAGCCACCGGGATCCTGCTCAGCATCGACGGGGAGGACGGGATCGTCCGCA